The genome window AAGTTCAAGTAAAGGCAGGCAGACTTTTATTAATCATATATGTGATGTGACATTGTTGTAGGATTATGGATCATGattctcctcctcctcctcctatGGAACAACAAGTTTGTGTCGAAATTGTGAGTTGTAATGAGGATTTGAAAATTAATTTTGTGAGTGGTGtgggtgatgatgatgatgagaatgtAAAGGAGAAACGTAAGGGGGCTTCAAGTGCCAAAAAACCACCAAAACCGCCACGATCCCAGACACACAGAGCTTTTTCTCTGGATGCTGCAGACCAGAAACTGATCAGGGAGCTTGCCATGATTAAGAGGGCAAGAATGGAGCGTATGAAAGGCCTGCTCTTGCAAAAAAAAGCTTCAAAGTCCTCCTCCTCATCCTCGTCGCATAGCACTTTATTTGCCATGATTTTTACCATCGTAGTCTTCATTGTTGTCCTTTTTCAAGGTAAAACATATATCCATCTGTTATGTTCATCCTCATCACCTGTGGGCTGGCCGCTCCTTTAAATTAAATATCCATGAGGTCCGGTTTGGTTGAGTTAAAAGTTTAGATATAACCTGGCTGGTCCTACAATTAAGTTGTGTTGTTGTATCTGTAGGGAATTCGAACAATATTATATATGTTTTCCCCTTTTGGATTTTCCTTGTTATATTTGAATTCATTGCATTGCAGGAATGTCATGCCAAATTTCATGTGGAACATTTCAAGGTTCTCCTCCTCCTCTAGAAACAAATGAGAGCGGTTTGATATTCATTCACGAGGAATTGAACCCATCTGCTCATGACTCCGTTTAAGTAAGTAAGTAAGACGATTGATTATACCATACCATCTTTATCATGCTTAATTAATTTTTCTCTATTTTTGCTTGCAGTCGGATCCAAACTACATCTCAATGCCTGGCTGGCACTTGTATAGGGAATGAAGAAGGTTGCAACCTCGGCAATCAATCTAAGATGAATATAACATGAATGATACAATTAGTCATGTTATATTCGACGACATTAGTTAAACTCAAGAATTTtggtttgtgtttttttttttttttttttttttttttttttttatgtaagAATAATCCCGGCCACTTAGTTTCAAGATGTGTGGTTTGTAATACATATCAATCAAGTGTATgaagaaaacttgatgaatgaCGTAAAAGAAAGAGAATGGAAATGGATGGAtgattcaaattttgaattttaggcAGGCAGGCAGGCATGTGATTGAGATCCATAAGACTGTTTTCCGGGGATCTCAAACATCCAGTTGACTCTTCCCTTTTTAAAATGCATGCCAGCCCATGTGATCAACTCATACTttcaaaaaataattaaataactcACTCTTCTTCTGTCTGCATTTCTTTAATGTTATTCATAAATTTAGGTAGATATACAATAATCAGTTTTTAAGAAGTTGTTTGTAATCTAGTTATTACAAAACTAATAGCTTATATATCATAAACCGATGATCAAGTCGTACATGTTTAGATCCTTTTCATCAAAACCTTTAGAGTACTAGTCCAGTCTACATATTCTGTTTTGTTTTTCATAATAACTTCTAATTGAACTACTTAATTACATATCTATACGAAACTTTAATATCAAATTTGCCATAGCTTATATTATCCCCCTAAAAGTCATTGTTTTCCATCTTAAATATCTCTTATATTTCACTAATCATCTTCCTTCTTATCATTCATTCCTCTAACCATTCAAGATATTATCTATATCTTCCAATGTATTGTTGTCTGCTGCTTACATACAACCGCGTTTTTATTATACAACCCGATTTCTTGCCTATAACTATAACTATATATAGTTAGGATTTAATTTAATTTCATGGTCCATCAACCGACACAAAAATATCTTAGGAAGTATAACCTGATTCTATTTGAGCAATTGTGTTTTTGTTTAGTattttttcatttatattttatCATATTCATaagtatatattttatattacaAATTCTGTAATTGTTTATTAtcactttatttttttaattattatacacACGCATAAATATATATGTGTTACATAACTAGTAATATATATAGAAACTGGATCAGGAGGAAACGTCTAAAAGTGTGAAAATGGTGAGAACGGATCATGGTTGTACACGTGGCACGCGATATAATGAAGGGCgaaggggcttttttgtccttttatattcttttttttttcaatgcgTCTCACAACACCGCTTCATTTTTTGGCGTGtaggatttttttggcgtttagttaGATTCAATAACTACCTgacgttttattgtttttttagatcTGTCTCAATGAATTAATCGTTTTTGTAttacatagtaaatattttggcttTTATGGCGTTCCCAAATTCATTAGAATCAATTAATAATTCTAACTTCTTTGCATCCATG of Helianthus annuus cultivar XRQ/B chromosome 1, HanXRQr2.0-SUNRISE, whole genome shotgun sequence contains these proteins:
- the LOC110884543 gene encoding uncharacterized protein LOC110884543 gives rise to the protein MDHDSPPPPPMEQQVCVEIVSCNEDLKINFVSGVGDDDDENVKEKRKGASSAKKPPKPPRSQTHRAFSLDAADQKLIRELAMIKRARMERMKGLLLQKKASKSSSSSSSHSTLFAMIFTIVVFIVVLFQGMSCQISCGTFQGSPPPLETNESGLIFIHEELNPSAHDSV